Proteins from a genomic interval of Oncorhynchus clarkii lewisi isolate Uvic-CL-2024 chromosome 13, UVic_Ocla_1.0, whole genome shotgun sequence:
- the LOC139424244 gene encoding putative per-hexamer repeat protein 5: MTDYGLEGRAGRVGVQRVSGLVRESGCPAGQGSGQGEWVSSGSVVWSGRVGVQRVRSLVRESGCPVGQGSGQGELVSSGPGVWSGRVGVQQVRGLVRESGCPAGQGSGQGEWVSSGSVVWSGRLGVQRVRGLVRETGCPVGQGSGQGEWVSSGSGVWSGRLGVQWVRGLVRESGYPAGQGSGQGEWVSSGSVVWSGRLGVQRVRGLVRETGCPAGQVRESGCPAGQVRESGCPAGQVRESGCPAGQVRESGCPAGQWSGQGEWVSSGSGVWSGRLGVQRVRSGRVGVQRVSGLVRESGCPAGQGSGQGEWVSSGSVVWSGRLGVQWVRGLVRESGCPVGQGSGQGEWVSSGSGVWSGRVGVQRVRGLVRESGCPAGQGSGQGEWVSSGSVVWSGRVGVQRVSGLVRESGCPAGQGSGQGEWVSSGSVVWSGRVGVQRVRGLVRETGCPAGQWSGQGEWVSSGSVVWSGRVGVQWVSGLVRESGCPAGQWSGQGDWVSSGSGVWSGRVGVKWVSGLVRESGCPAGQGSGQGDWVSSGTDKAQPGS; this comes from the coding sequence ATGACTGACTACGGCCTggaagggagagcagggagagtgGGTGTCCAGCGGGTCAGTGGTCTGGTCAGGGAGAGTGGGTGTCCAGCGGGTCAGGGGTCTGGTCAGGGAGAGTGGGTGTCCAGTGGGTCAGTGGTCTGGTCAGGGAGAGTGGGTGTCCAGCGGGTCAGGAGTCTGGTCAGGGAGAGTGGGTGTCCAGTGGGTCAGGGGTCTGGTCAGGGAGAGTTGGTGTCCAGCGGGCCAGGGGTCTGGTCAGGGAGAGTGGGTGTCCAGCAGGTCAGGGGTCTGGTCAGGGAGAGTGGGTGTCCAGCGGGTCAGGGGTCTGGTCAGGGAGAGTGGGTGTCCAGCGGGTCAGTGGTCTGGTCAGGGAGACTGGGTGTCCAGCGGGTCAGGGGTCTGGTCAGGGAGACTGGGTGTCCAGTGGGTCAGGGGTCTGGTCAGGGAGAGTGGGTGTCCAGCGGGTCAGGGGTCTGGTCAGGGAGACTGGGTGTCCAGTGGGTCAGGGGTCTGGTCAGGGAGAGTGGGTATCCAGCGGGTCAGGGGTCTGGTCAGGGAGAGTGGGTGTCCAGCGGGTCAGTGGTCTGGTCAGGGAGACTGGGTGTCCAGCGGGTCAGGGGTCTGGTCAGGGAGACTGGGTGTCCAGCGGGTCAGGTCAGGGAGAGTGGGTGTCCAGCGGGTCAGGTCAGGGAGAGTGGGTGTCCAGCGGGTCAGGTCAGGGAGAGTGGGTGTCCAGCGGGTCAGGTCAGGGAGAGTGGGTGTCCAGCGGGTCAGTGGTCTGGTCAGGGAGAGTGGGTGTCCAGCGGGTCAGGGGTCTGGTCAGGGAGACTGGGTGTCCAGCGGGTCAGGTCAGGGAGAGTGGGTGTCCAGCGGGTCAGTGGTCTGGTCAGGGAGAGTGGGTGTCCAGCGGGTCAGGGGTCTGGTCAGGGAGAGTGGGTGTCCAGCGGGTCAGTGGTCTGGTCAGGGAGACTGGGTGTCCAGTGGGTCAGGGGTCTGGTCAGGGAGAGTGGGTGTCCAGTGGGTCAGGGGTCTGGTCAGGGAGAGTGGGTGTCCAGCGGGTCAGGGGTCTGGTCAGGGAGAGTGGGTGTCCAGCGGGTCAGGGGTCTGGTCAGGGAGAGTGGGTGTCCAGCAGGTCAGGGGTCTGGTCAGGGAGAGTGGGTGTCCAGCGGGTCAGTGGTCTGGTCAGGGAGAGTGGGTGTCCAGCGGGTCAGTGGTCTGGTCAGGGAGAGTGGGTGTCCAGCGGGTCAGGGGTCTGGTCAGGGAGAGTGGGTGTCAAGTGGGTCAGTGGTCTGGTCAGGGAGAGTGGGTGTCCAGCGGGTCAGGGGTCTGGTCAGGGAGACTGGGTGTCCAGCGGGTCAGTGGTCTGGTCAGGGAGAGTGGGTGTCCAGCGGGTCAGTGGTCTGGTCAGGGAGAGTGGGTGTCCAGTGGGTCAGTGGTCTGGTCAGGGAGAGTGGGTGTCCAGCGGGTCAGTGGTCTGGTCAGGGAGACTGGGTGTCCAGCGGGTCAGGGGTCTGGTCAGGGAGAGTGGGTGTCAAGTGGGTCAGTGGTCTGGTCAGGGAGAGTGGGTGTCCAGCGGGTCAGGGGTCTGGTCAGGGAGACTGGGTGTCCAGTGGGACAGACAAAGCTCAACCTGGTTCATAG